From a single Brassica napus cultivar Da-Ae chromosome C9, Da-Ae, whole genome shotgun sequence genomic region:
- the LOC106430229 gene encoding pollen-specific leucine-rich repeat extensin-like protein 1 — MMSGGGNGGGGGDAERWLITAQKLLLSGDLNGSKTYAIRACEADHSLVDPAELILAVADTLLAGESRIRADLPDWYAVLRLVRLTHNPELVATQYSRLAVLLNPSRNRFPYSDQAFRLISDAWYVLSDPSRKALYDREVHLSQFGQLGQLGFQLLNQPPQSPQHQEESPQHQTVSYQSQQLPFQLHQHSHFAQPPQQVMQSQPLQQFGQEQSEMIRSGGSSSSSGRDWRLPVEEERSINLNTATERVQPSRRFHDQERSSSGRSYEEASSQMAPPSTDLTWSSKPTPTSEPIALQSSGQFQPPRSNQAAQLSLLSLVSDQPSVSQPNRSAQTHSVSKPQPVSKLFPMSQPSSNPLAGTGLREAPRPFAASKPFSGSQSSQKSKPFAASQPPTNSKPSAVSQRSLNSNPFPVSEPPRTSNPFPASQPTQNAKASPLSQPQQTSSNPFRVSQQPPTSRPIPVSQPQPQPQPPPTSSNPFMVSQPTTASKPLPVSQQPSTSKPMMVTQPPQQAFQSQPPEASGGPSTLPPIFNSTQSFQQPPVSTTPPSVPAVSTTPSPVPVASTNPSPPQPTGVPNQSQHTEQTPSSDSIPKVPSFWTTCPYCFVLFEYPNMYEESVLKCQTKSCRRAFQAVKVPSPPPVTEEDTYYCCWGFYPIGFAETVKIPDLPRGFPVYDIPRTAPKKASRKVYYNEDEDDDDYIDSDPSEEEEDDDDDDDWHMNGTKRRKNVKQSKQKASTKPRLGKPRKVIVVD; from the exons atgatgagcGGCGGAGGtaacggaggaggaggaggagacgcCGAACGTTGGCTAATCACTGCGCAGAAGCTTCTTTTATCCGGCGACCTAAACGGCTCCAAAACCTACGCGATCCGCGCATGCGAGGCGGATCACTCCCTCGTAGATCCCGCCGAGCTTATCCTCGCCGTCGCCGACACTCTCCTCGCCGGCGAATCTCGTATCCGAGCCGATCTCCCCGACTGGTACGCCGTCCTCCGCCTCGTTCGCCTCACTCACAACCCCGAACTCGTCGCCACTCAGTACAGCAGGCTCGCCGTGCTTCTCAACCCTAGCCGGAATCGGTTTCCATACTCCGATCAGGCCTTCAGGCTCATCTCCGACGCGTGGTACGTCCTCTCCGATCCTTCTAGGAAGGCATTGTACGATCGGGAAGTTCATCTGAGTCAGTTTGGGCAGTTAGGTCAACTAGGGTTTCAGCTTCTGAATCAGCCGCCACAGTCTCCTCAGCATCAAGAGGAGTCTCCTCAGCATCAAACGGTGTCGTATCAGAGCCAGCAGTTGCCGTTTCAGCTTCACCAGCACTCGCATTTCGCTCAGCCTCCTCAGCAGGTGATGCAGTCTCAGCCGTTGCAGCAGTTTGGTCAGGAGCAGAGTGAGATGATAAGGAGTGGTGGTTCGAGTAGTAGTAGTGGTAGAGACTGGAGACTTCCCGTGGAGGAAGAACGGTCTATCAACTTGAACACTGCGACGGAAAGGGTGCAGCCTAGTCGGCGTTTTCATGATCAAGAACGGTCTTCTAGTGGTAGGTCTTATGAGGAGGCGTCGTCTCAAATGGCGCCTCCTTCAACTGATCTCACTTGGTCGTCTAAACCTACTCCAACGTCTGAGCCTATAGCCTTGCAATCCTCTGGACAGTTTCAGCCACCTAGGTCCAATCAAGCTGCTCAACTCTCGCTGCTGTCTTTGGTTTCTGATCAACCTTCTGTGTCTCAGCCAAACCGCTCGGCTCAGACACATTCGGTGTCTAAACCGCAGCCTGTCTCTAAGCTGTTCCCAATGTCTCAGCCATCTTCTAACCCTCTTGCAGGGACGGGTCTTCGTGAG GCACCGAGGCCTTTTGCTGCGTCTAAGCCCTTCTCTGGGTCTCAGTCATCACAAAAGTCTAAGCCTTTTGCTGCGTCTCAGCCACCAACGAACTCTAAGCCATCTGCCGTGTCTCAACGATCATTGAACTCCAACCCATTTCCGGTGTCTGAGCCGCCGCGGACTTCTAATCCATTTCCAGCTTCACAGCCAACACAAAACGCCAAGGCATCGCCGCTATCTCAGCCACAACAGACATCATCTAACCCATTTCGGGTATCTCAGCAACCACCTACCTCTAGGCCAATCCCGGTATCTCAACCTCAGCCACAGCCACAGCCACCACCGACATCATCCAATCCATTTATGGTATCTCAGCCAACCACAGCTTCTAAGCCATTGCCGGTATCTCAGCAGCCTTCAACGTCTAAGCCAATGATGGTGACTCAGCCGCCACAACAGGCATTTCAATCACAGCCACCTGAAGCCTCTGGTGGGCCCTCTACACTGCCTCCTATCTTCAATTCAACTCAATCATTCCAGCAACCTCCGGTCTCTACTACTCCACCTTCGGTTCCAGCTGTCTCCACTACTCCCTCTCCAGTTCCAGTGGCCTCTACTAATCCATCTCCTCCTCAGCCAACGGGGGTCCctaaccaatcccaacatacTGAACAGACTCCGAGTTCAGATTCTATCCCGAAGGTTCCAAGTTTCTGGACGACTTGTCCATACTGCTTCGTGCTTTTCGAGTATCCCAACATGTACGAGGAAAGCGTGCTTAAATGTCAAACTAAGAGCTGTAGGAGAGCTTTCCAGGCGGTGAAAGTTCCATCTCCACCACCAGTTACTGAAGAAGATACTTACTATTGCTGTTGGGGTTTCTATCCAATAGGATTCGCAGAGACGGTTAAGATCCCCGACTTACCAAGAGGATTCCCAGTCTACGATATACCAAGAACAGCACCTAAAAAAGCCTCTCGGAAGGTATATTATAATGAAgacgaagatgatgatgacTACATAGATTCTGATCCtagtgaggaagaagaagatgatgatgatgacgatgacTGGCATATGAATGGaaccaaaagaagaaagaatgtGAAGCAGAGTAAGCAGAAGGCATCAACAAAACCGAGACTTGGAAAGCCTCGGAAAGTAATTGTTGTTGATTGA